In a single window of the Biomphalaria glabrata chromosome 5, xgBioGlab47.1, whole genome shotgun sequence genome:
- the LOC106068913 gene encoding structural maintenance of chromosomes protein 6-like isoform X1, with translation MKCVYKMQKRVLTQTNSLCSNEGKIKKLRKKSSVSESDEDENEDIIENSVVTSADISRYNQKDEPVAGIIRRISIGNFMCHNRLDVNLGTHVNFIVGRNGSGKSAIVTALVVGLGGKATATSRGSSIKNFVKTGKRSAWVEITLNNKGPDSFKPSVYGDKIIVKRKFSVDGGSSYNICSATGNTVSTKRDDLQRILDHLNIQVDNPVSVLNQDTSRNFLNTRSASDKFKFFMKATQLEQMSADYELVNKNKELTRNVIKTKEETLVAMRREVKVWENKFKNLIALTDLKEKIKLLQKEQAWALVSEKEKGLKPLEKTLLAEEAALPRFIDKVEQSKNDHENWKERHKHLEQRLISCVKEVKELEPLFLDKKKELQEAKEKLVPLANQLKSLERELTSTNRDCKQCQDRIKELKDIASHDYEAERLQRTVQITKLKSKLEWLESQKKVLENDADQYRNAVIKSKADLANLESELKAKQVLSKNITLNKQRLLAARNDRLKRFGEWMPTVMSKIQERKAHFHKIPKGPLGACFDLLDPKWALAVECCLKGLVSAFVCHDHSDERILEDIFYSTLRSKSLRPTIITCPFAHEVHDVSKNKAVNKNYPCVLDVIKSDDPVIINTLIDQRRLENVILIADRDEAHHVMLKSPPDKARECFTETGDQAFSHPTFRYYANENYNVRYLMSDVQEQIKKMELDEKKIENEKKSIIEQIYNCQQDIQQNQAEEKKCRSELTKISQSISSITFEVNELQAHEDPDPVDVKTLEEEVENYKAKINELKAKREQILLEKTSCDENYESVKRSYSQLETSIREKSDNGLPLREEINQAQNELEKMSNAVKHYSSKLKEQQRKIQEAKEKVEQYKLELETDRAKTLEFCAPVQTSRSPDSIQSEINQIKRRINEQEVQQGNETEITATYKEKKDSLERVRKEVGQLQIYLNKLDEVMARRDIAYQKMRKLIANRAKYYFLLQMSQRSYTGKMNFDFEKETLEILVNTSQESSNRVGTEVKDLKSLSGGERSFSTVCFILSLWEAMESPFRCLDEFDIFMDMVNRRISMDMMMATADMHKNQQFIFLTPQDMSSVRTISNVKIYRMQDPERNQVPKLPSTQP, from the exons atgaaatgcgta TACAAAATGCAAAAAAGAGTATTAACCCAAACCAACAGCCTTTGTTCGAATGAGGGAAAAATTAAAAAGCTTAGAAAGAAAAGCTCTGTATCTGAATCAGATGAAGATGAAAATGAAGATATAATTGAG AACTCTGTGGTGACATCAGCAGATATTTCACGCTACAATCAGAAG gaTGAACCAGTTGCTGGAATTATTCGTCGAATCAGCATTGGCAATTTTATGTGTCACAACCGTCTTGATGTCAACTTGGGAACTCATGTCAACTTTATTGTTGGACGCAATGGAA GTGGCAAAAGTGCCATAGTAACAGCACTTGTTGTTGGTCTCGGTGGGAAAGCCACTGCAACTAGCAGAGGAAGCTCTATAAAAAACTTTGTTAAAACTGGCAAAAG ATCTGCCTGGGTTGAGATaactctaaacaacaagggtcCAGACAGCTTTAAGCCTAGTGTGTATGGAGACAAAATTATAGTGAAACGCAAATTTTCAGTAGATGGAGGGAGCAGTTATAATATATGTTCAGCAACAG gtaacaCAGTTTCTACTAAACGTGATGATTTACAAAGGATTTTGGATCATCTGAATATTCAAGTTGATAATCCTGTGTCAGTTCTAAATCAGGATACAAGCAGAAATTTTTTGAATACAAGATCAGCCTCTGACAAATTTAAA TTCTTTATGAAAGCAACTCAACTGGAACAAATGAGTGCTGATTATGAACTAGTGAATAAGAATAAAGAGCTGACACGAAATGTTATCAAAACAAAAGAGGAG acaCTTGTAGCAATGAGAAGAGAAGTTAAAGTGTGggaaaataagtttaaaaacttGATAGCACTAACAGATTTGAAGgaaaaaattaaattgctacAAAAAGAACAAGCCTGGGCCCTAGTGTCGGAGAAAGAAAAG GGGTTAAAACCTCTGGAGAAAACATTACTGGCAGAAGAAGCAGCACTTCCAAGATTTATTGACAAAGTGGAACAATCTAAG AATGATCATGAGAATTGGAAAGAGCGTCATAAACATTTGGAGCAGCGTTTGATTAGCTGTGTAAAAGAAGTCAAAGAATTGGAGCCACTTTTTCTGGACAAGAAAAAAGAACTTCAAGAAGCTAAAGAAAAACTTGTGCCTTTGGCT AATCAGCTGAAAAGTTTGGAAAGAGAACTTACAAGCACCAACAGAGATTGTAAACAATGTCAGGATAGAATCAAAGAGTTGAAGGATAT AGCATCTCATGATTATGAAGCTGAAAGATTACAGAGAACAGTTCAAATCACAAAGCTCAAGTCCAAGTTGGAATGGCTGGAGTCTCAGAAAAAAGTCTTAGAAAATGATGCTGATCAGTACAGAAATGCTGTCATCAAATCAAAAGCTGACCTTGCCAATTTGGA GTCAGAACTGAAGGCCAAGCAAGTATTGTCCAAAAATATCACATTAAATAAACAGAGACTGCTGGCTGCTAGAAATGATAGATTAAAACGATTTGGTGAATGGATGCCTACAGTGATGAGTAAAATACAGGAAAGGAAGGCTCATTTTCACAAGATTCCTAAAGGTCCTTTAG GAGCTTGCTTTGATCTTTTGGATCCCAAATGGGCTTTGGCTGTAGAATGTTGTCTTAAGGGCTTAGTCAGTGCCTTTGTTTGCCATGACCATAGTGATGAGAGAATATTGGAAGACATTTTCTACTCCACTCTTAGATCCAAGAGTCTTCGCCCAACAATAATTACTTGCCCTTTTGCT CACGAAGTGCATGATGTGTCAAAGAAT AAAGCAGTTAATAAAAATTATCCCTGCGTCCTTGATGTCATCAAAAGCGATGATCCAGTAATCATCAACACACTCATTGATCAG aGAAGACTTGAAAATGTAATTCTTATAGCTGACAGAGATGAAGCCCATCATGTGATGCTCAAATCTCCACCCGATAAGGCTAGAGAG TGTTTTACAGAAACTGGTGACCAGGCATTTAGCCATCCCACATTCCGCTACTATGCAaatgagaattataatgtgagGTATCTCATGTCTGATGTACAAGAACAAATTAAAAAGATGGAgcttgatgaaaaaaaaatagagaatgaaaaaaaaagcatcattGAGCAG ATTTATAATTGCCAACAAGATATTCAACAAAATCAAGcagaagaaaagaaatgtagatcAGAACTGACTAAAATCTCTCAAAGTATAAGCAGTATTACATTTGAGGTGAACGAATTACAAGCTCATGAGGATCCTGATCCAGTTGATGTCAAAACTTTA GAAGAAGAAGTTGAAAACTACAAAGCCAAAATCAATGAGCTGAAAGCTAAACGGGAGCAGATTCTTTTAGAAAAAACATCCTGTGATGAGAATTATGAGTCTGTTAAGAGGAGTTATTCTCAGTTGGAAACAAGCATAAGAGAAAAATCgg aTAATGGTTTACCTTTGAGAGAAGAAATCAACCAAGCACAGAATGAACTTGAAAAAATGAGCAATGCTGTTAAACACTACAGCTCCAAGTTGAAAGAACAACAAAGGAAAATACAAGAAGCAAAAGAAAAG GTAGAACAATACAAGTTAGAGCTGGAGACAGACAGGGCTAAAACTTTAGAATTTTGTGCTCCAGTTCAGACCAGTAGGTCCCCAGATAGCATCCAGAGTGAAATCAACCAAATTAAACGCAGAATCAATGAACAAGAAGTACAACAGGGGAATGAAACAGAAATTACAGCaacttataaagaaaaaaaagattcactTGAGCGTGTAAGAAAAGAAGTTGGTCAACTCCAAATCTATTTGAACAAACTGGATGAG GTCATGGCCAGAAGAGATATTGCTTACCAAAAGATGAGGAAGCTCATTGCCAACAGGGCAAA atattATTTTCTCCTACAAATGTCTCAGCGTTCATATACTGGGAAAATGaattttgattttgaaaaagaGACCCTGGAGATTTTAGTCAACACATCTCAAGAATCTTCCAACAGAGTAGGCACAGAGGTGAAAGACTTGAAATCGCTATCAGGAGGAGAACGTTCTTTTTCAACTGTATGTTTTATATTGTCTCTATGGGAAGCCATGGAATCACCTTTTAGATGCTTGGATGAGTTTGACATTTTTATG GACATGGTCAACAGAAGAATCAGTATGGACATGATGATGGCTACAGCTGACATGCACAAAAACCAACAGTTCATATTTTTGACACCACAAGACATGAG ctCGGTTAGAACAATTAGCAATG
- the LOC106068913 gene encoding structural maintenance of chromosomes protein 6-like isoform X2 encodes MQKRVLTQTNSLCSNEGKIKKLRKKSSVSESDEDENEDIIENSVVTSADISRYNQKDEPVAGIIRRISIGNFMCHNRLDVNLGTHVNFIVGRNGSGKSAIVTALVVGLGGKATATSRGSSIKNFVKTGKRSAWVEITLNNKGPDSFKPSVYGDKIIVKRKFSVDGGSSYNICSATGNTVSTKRDDLQRILDHLNIQVDNPVSVLNQDTSRNFLNTRSASDKFKFFMKATQLEQMSADYELVNKNKELTRNVIKTKEETLVAMRREVKVWENKFKNLIALTDLKEKIKLLQKEQAWALVSEKEKGLKPLEKTLLAEEAALPRFIDKVEQSKNDHENWKERHKHLEQRLISCVKEVKELEPLFLDKKKELQEAKEKLVPLANQLKSLERELTSTNRDCKQCQDRIKELKDIASHDYEAERLQRTVQITKLKSKLEWLESQKKVLENDADQYRNAVIKSKADLANLESELKAKQVLSKNITLNKQRLLAARNDRLKRFGEWMPTVMSKIQERKAHFHKIPKGPLGACFDLLDPKWALAVECCLKGLVSAFVCHDHSDERILEDIFYSTLRSKSLRPTIITCPFAHEVHDVSKNKAVNKNYPCVLDVIKSDDPVIINTLIDQRRLENVILIADRDEAHHVMLKSPPDKARECFTETGDQAFSHPTFRYYANENYNVRYLMSDVQEQIKKMELDEKKIENEKKSIIEQIYNCQQDIQQNQAEEKKCRSELTKISQSISSITFEVNELQAHEDPDPVDVKTLEEEVENYKAKINELKAKREQILLEKTSCDENYESVKRSYSQLETSIREKSDNGLPLREEINQAQNELEKMSNAVKHYSSKLKEQQRKIQEAKEKVEQYKLELETDRAKTLEFCAPVQTSRSPDSIQSEINQIKRRINEQEVQQGNETEITATYKEKKDSLERVRKEVGQLQIYLNKLDEVMARRDIAYQKMRKLIANRAKYYFLLQMSQRSYTGKMNFDFEKETLEILVNTSQESSNRVGTEVKDLKSLSGGERSFSTVCFILSLWEAMESPFRCLDEFDIFMDMVNRRISMDMMMATADMHKNQQFIFLTPQDMSSVRTISNVKIYRMQDPERNQVPKLPSTQP; translated from the exons ATGCAAAAAAGAGTATTAACCCAAACCAACAGCCTTTGTTCGAATGAGGGAAAAATTAAAAAGCTTAGAAAGAAAAGCTCTGTATCTGAATCAGATGAAGATGAAAATGAAGATATAATTGAG AACTCTGTGGTGACATCAGCAGATATTTCACGCTACAATCAGAAG gaTGAACCAGTTGCTGGAATTATTCGTCGAATCAGCATTGGCAATTTTATGTGTCACAACCGTCTTGATGTCAACTTGGGAACTCATGTCAACTTTATTGTTGGACGCAATGGAA GTGGCAAAAGTGCCATAGTAACAGCACTTGTTGTTGGTCTCGGTGGGAAAGCCACTGCAACTAGCAGAGGAAGCTCTATAAAAAACTTTGTTAAAACTGGCAAAAG ATCTGCCTGGGTTGAGATaactctaaacaacaagggtcCAGACAGCTTTAAGCCTAGTGTGTATGGAGACAAAATTATAGTGAAACGCAAATTTTCAGTAGATGGAGGGAGCAGTTATAATATATGTTCAGCAACAG gtaacaCAGTTTCTACTAAACGTGATGATTTACAAAGGATTTTGGATCATCTGAATATTCAAGTTGATAATCCTGTGTCAGTTCTAAATCAGGATACAAGCAGAAATTTTTTGAATACAAGATCAGCCTCTGACAAATTTAAA TTCTTTATGAAAGCAACTCAACTGGAACAAATGAGTGCTGATTATGAACTAGTGAATAAGAATAAAGAGCTGACACGAAATGTTATCAAAACAAAAGAGGAG acaCTTGTAGCAATGAGAAGAGAAGTTAAAGTGTGggaaaataagtttaaaaacttGATAGCACTAACAGATTTGAAGgaaaaaattaaattgctacAAAAAGAACAAGCCTGGGCCCTAGTGTCGGAGAAAGAAAAG GGGTTAAAACCTCTGGAGAAAACATTACTGGCAGAAGAAGCAGCACTTCCAAGATTTATTGACAAAGTGGAACAATCTAAG AATGATCATGAGAATTGGAAAGAGCGTCATAAACATTTGGAGCAGCGTTTGATTAGCTGTGTAAAAGAAGTCAAAGAATTGGAGCCACTTTTTCTGGACAAGAAAAAAGAACTTCAAGAAGCTAAAGAAAAACTTGTGCCTTTGGCT AATCAGCTGAAAAGTTTGGAAAGAGAACTTACAAGCACCAACAGAGATTGTAAACAATGTCAGGATAGAATCAAAGAGTTGAAGGATAT AGCATCTCATGATTATGAAGCTGAAAGATTACAGAGAACAGTTCAAATCACAAAGCTCAAGTCCAAGTTGGAATGGCTGGAGTCTCAGAAAAAAGTCTTAGAAAATGATGCTGATCAGTACAGAAATGCTGTCATCAAATCAAAAGCTGACCTTGCCAATTTGGA GTCAGAACTGAAGGCCAAGCAAGTATTGTCCAAAAATATCACATTAAATAAACAGAGACTGCTGGCTGCTAGAAATGATAGATTAAAACGATTTGGTGAATGGATGCCTACAGTGATGAGTAAAATACAGGAAAGGAAGGCTCATTTTCACAAGATTCCTAAAGGTCCTTTAG GAGCTTGCTTTGATCTTTTGGATCCCAAATGGGCTTTGGCTGTAGAATGTTGTCTTAAGGGCTTAGTCAGTGCCTTTGTTTGCCATGACCATAGTGATGAGAGAATATTGGAAGACATTTTCTACTCCACTCTTAGATCCAAGAGTCTTCGCCCAACAATAATTACTTGCCCTTTTGCT CACGAAGTGCATGATGTGTCAAAGAAT AAAGCAGTTAATAAAAATTATCCCTGCGTCCTTGATGTCATCAAAAGCGATGATCCAGTAATCATCAACACACTCATTGATCAG aGAAGACTTGAAAATGTAATTCTTATAGCTGACAGAGATGAAGCCCATCATGTGATGCTCAAATCTCCACCCGATAAGGCTAGAGAG TGTTTTACAGAAACTGGTGACCAGGCATTTAGCCATCCCACATTCCGCTACTATGCAaatgagaattataatgtgagGTATCTCATGTCTGATGTACAAGAACAAATTAAAAAGATGGAgcttgatgaaaaaaaaatagagaatgaaaaaaaaagcatcattGAGCAG ATTTATAATTGCCAACAAGATATTCAACAAAATCAAGcagaagaaaagaaatgtagatcAGAACTGACTAAAATCTCTCAAAGTATAAGCAGTATTACATTTGAGGTGAACGAATTACAAGCTCATGAGGATCCTGATCCAGTTGATGTCAAAACTTTA GAAGAAGAAGTTGAAAACTACAAAGCCAAAATCAATGAGCTGAAAGCTAAACGGGAGCAGATTCTTTTAGAAAAAACATCCTGTGATGAGAATTATGAGTCTGTTAAGAGGAGTTATTCTCAGTTGGAAACAAGCATAAGAGAAAAATCgg aTAATGGTTTACCTTTGAGAGAAGAAATCAACCAAGCACAGAATGAACTTGAAAAAATGAGCAATGCTGTTAAACACTACAGCTCCAAGTTGAAAGAACAACAAAGGAAAATACAAGAAGCAAAAGAAAAG GTAGAACAATACAAGTTAGAGCTGGAGACAGACAGGGCTAAAACTTTAGAATTTTGTGCTCCAGTTCAGACCAGTAGGTCCCCAGATAGCATCCAGAGTGAAATCAACCAAATTAAACGCAGAATCAATGAACAAGAAGTACAACAGGGGAATGAAACAGAAATTACAGCaacttataaagaaaaaaaagattcactTGAGCGTGTAAGAAAAGAAGTTGGTCAACTCCAAATCTATTTGAACAAACTGGATGAG GTCATGGCCAGAAGAGATATTGCTTACCAAAAGATGAGGAAGCTCATTGCCAACAGGGCAAA atattATTTTCTCCTACAAATGTCTCAGCGTTCATATACTGGGAAAATGaattttgattttgaaaaagaGACCCTGGAGATTTTAGTCAACACATCTCAAGAATCTTCCAACAGAGTAGGCACAGAGGTGAAAGACTTGAAATCGCTATCAGGAGGAGAACGTTCTTTTTCAACTGTATGTTTTATATTGTCTCTATGGGAAGCCATGGAATCACCTTTTAGATGCTTGGATGAGTTTGACATTTTTATG GACATGGTCAACAGAAGAATCAGTATGGACATGATGATGGCTACAGCTGACATGCACAAAAACCAACAGTTCATATTTTTGACACCACAAGACATGAG ctCGGTTAGAACAATTAGCAATG